Sequence from the Chanodichthys erythropterus isolate Z2021 chromosome 12, ASM2448905v1, whole genome shotgun sequence genome:
tttcctgtacaatgtactctactgtgggggaaaatatttaggctgcattgtccaagccctatatatatttttatgttattttttctaaaggactgagagacgacaccatggtggaggaaggggccaaatgttcaccggggtacaggaagctgccattgtaaacttggttttggaaaataatgaaatcagattaggagaaattcaaagccacatcatccaagacaacaccttattcaacaacattcaacgagttagtctgtccacattggctcgcattctcaagcgaaaccaaatcagaatgaaacaactttataaggtgccgtttgagagaaactctcaaagaaacaaagagttcagacgagcatatgtggatgtaagtactatattgactgcagtacactacacacaacattgtttcccagtgtactggataacaccatattgagtgatttttgttctttgttttcagggagtactggaaatggatgctcatgcaatcccacatgagttcatctttatagatgaggctgggttcaacctagcaaagaccagaagaagagggagaaacctcattggccacagagccattatagatgttcctggccaacgtggtgggaacatcacaatgtgcactgccatctccaatatgcatggtgtcctccaccgtcatgccaaacttggaccatacaacacagcccatattctcacatttctggacagacttcacaacattctcataccaccagagcgtatgaatgatgcagaccatcaaagaaaccggtacgttgtagtatgggacaacgtgagctttcatcgtgcagccccagtccaaaactggtttgctgaccacccaacatttctcgtgcaatacctcccaccatactcaccatttctgaaccccatagaagaattcttttcggcatggcggtggaaggtatacgaccggcagccctttgtgcgcatgcctcttgtgcaggccatggaagaggcatgtgatgagattgatgtgggtgcaattcagggatggataaggcactcaaggcgcttcttccctcgatgtctggcaagggaagatattgcctgtgatgttgacgaggcgttgtggccagacccggctgtgcggcaagatgctgcctaattatttttcttgccttttttttttttttgtttttttttactgtaatatatttttttcagaaattttctttttcagtttactttttttgtaagaatatttttgttcagtcccatgtcaatatatctgctgtgcttatgttgtactgacttgtttactgtagtgaggggaaaaaaataaaaatgttgcaacagcatgtgtgtgtatctgcaaatatttctgtgcatgtgaacaatctgatacatattttagtattatggcaaagcatactaaagatgggggtgcttttcattatgcccaacagtgtgtaggtggttaggcaaaaatctggtaatatgaatgaagtgtgtgccatttcatgcaaaagtttgattttgataatgctctgtgtagtttcggttgcagtgcttcattttgcaggatatatgaggtattttgcagtttgggtgtgtggttttgtgaattgtgttaagtgttttgataaaaccagactagtttgaaaaattgtgtgttagcaattggaaaaaactgtaaagtcCCAGTGCCACTGCTGTtagttttaaacaaaaatactgtCTGTATAAGAGGCTAATCATGATATTGATTACAGCACAAAATTGTAGCTTAATTTGACagttttgttcatttatttattgtcattattttaattagtATTATTCATTCACATTAAAGTCCCAGTGCAATGCACTTAAAAATTGTTTGAGTAATTACacatcaaatataaacattgttATAAATCAAAATACAACCATGCAccatttagaaaaaaaagagaaagctTAAATATCTAAATGCCAAACCATGTGCCAAACACTTGTGTGAACTTCCTGTTCCTGATTATTTTCAGACTGAACCCTGTCGGAGAGCTAGAAGAAGGAAACGTCTTTCAAACCAAAAATAGAGTCGATTCCAATGAGaagaacatttatatatttcgAATTAAAACTGTAATTTGTCTTAAAAAAAACGGTCACAACTTTCACATAACGGTAAGTGCATTAATGGGCTTCTGATATCATATTATTGTACAGTTTTCATGTCGCTCTCATGTTAAACTCAGCGGACATTTTATGGAGTTGTGATGCCCTTAAAATTTAACAAAACAAGTTCATCTTCCGGATTATAACGATATCGAGCTCCTGGGATTCTGCTTTTAGTTGAGATTAATGTAAGGATTCTTTACACTCTGAAGTTTACAAAGATCCCAGCgaacagaattttgttataagaacattctctaaatattcagtgttggttctgggaacattaaaaACATCCAGTTTTCTTGACGTTAAAGGAACGTTTTTATAAGGTATAATGTTCCTCAAacgttctttcaacttaattttgatctaaaattcaacattgtagGAACGTTGATTTATAACATTACTAGAACATGAAAATGTTCAGTTtccttaacactctgaggtctaaaaacgcgtcggcgcgttttgcagtttttttttcacattgcagcaaaacagacttcaaatactccgtcattttttgtcatagagacataagtaatatatcaattgaaactatagaatgtcttcttttatttatatacactcaaagtaaaaacaaaatgttgtgctttttgtaaaataaagaaaactaacatgatgcgtgatctctcctctccctctgaacgaaatccaatctgataattctcagaaaatgaactgtaacttactgaatactaatcacagaaaaattaaacttatgtctaaaaaaacgttaagatgtcaggttttaaatcatgtaagtcaaatcgaaaacaaaccttctgtgtttatgtaatctgtatgaaaagagagccatgtcagaagactgtgattcagctcattatccgctaatgcggccacgcccacggagccagcgctattcagacgcaaattcagaggcaatacatgcattcatcatctcaatcgtgtttttattgtcttgaaaagtgtttatatggatgtaaaagtcatggttagcgatctctagaagacatgcagttacttcctgtttacttttcttctatggatgaattttagatgagtttttgtttctttagcgccctcctgctgctgtatgaattggaaactccattcatggaatagcctcttcttcttttagatgaatttgtggactaaaaatgcacagagcgccctccgacttcaaggatgaattgaaaacaccagcgctcatagtaatgacagtgaatattaaataaaaataactcctctgtatagaaaattgacataaacatatgagaatccaatgtTTCTCCAagtgtgcatgcttttaaactaaaagcctatattcagactctttgcatcacagaaatacattatattttaaagtataatataaaactattactttatattgtaataatatttttctgtatcatatagcatgatgagcttgagacattacagaaggttttttttcacagcctacctgactgaaaggactcattaatatgcaagtcatttcagctcattactatccaattcttttgtcttctcaggtgagaatggcccattttcagtggtgattcacgcctcctcgcatactgtgtttcttggcaaaaagtgtcttacaaaaactaaatcaatatattgttttatatgaaggaataggcagcataatttttacgtaattttgaagcaaaaactctagtctacaacctcaaataccctaaagtattgtaaacacagatttactatactttttttggccttatttcagtgacttaagttttttgttttttcaattaccacgcataaacattattccttcaaaaacacaaacatgtacatacatgttcctcacatattattgtagcgtagtttgtgctgaaaacagtgtaatgacacttttgtcattaatatgttaatgaacaactgaaaaaagcacaaatgtcagagcatgtcaaaacttctccaagccccaaatcagcctcagactccagagggttaatgttagtagaatgttatttaaaggttagtatgatgttcctgaaaccttctttcaatcattcaaacacctgctgtgaacaaacactgaaagaaagagaaataagaacacaaactacaactttcttcagccacagccttagatgaactgaagataaaagacattaaatctctgaagatctgattcaacaactccacaaacagcattaccagcttcacttattactaaccagactgactttatttctgtcacacgtctacagaagatcttattgagaattaactgAAGTTTAGATGTTTCGTTTGGGGTCACCATCACGGAgatcagtgtttgttttagttgagctcttgacccttgactgtTATAGAGTTGCATGTTTTCTAGAAAACATTTCTGCATTGATAAAGAAGATCAACATGTCTGTTTTAATAACAGacaaattaatgcattaaagtgGTTTAATCAACtgctttattttgtagttttgctttttttttggaATTGAAATTTTGTGAGAAAAACTCAAATGATGTGATTAAAACATTTGTAACACTGAAGTGATTTGTGTAATATTATCCAAAActatttaaaagtgaaaatcGTCACACTTAGACATCGATCGATGAATAGAAGATCGATGATGACACAGAGATGTATTTTTGATGGCTACAAAAACTCTATACACTCCTGTCAAAGTTTGTGATATTTAAAGGATGAAGCCTTTAATAATACCTCATGTGAAAAAATACTAGTGTTTTTGACCCATAGTAAAATATTTGAACttatttgttgtggtaattgtATAGTTTCTGTAATACACTGTTAAACCTTGCTGTAAGAAACCACCAAATTCTGACAGTAAAcaattttccattaaaacactAATGTAGAAAACAATGTATTCTGGGGAATATTTGACGTTTTCCTACATAAGTTCACTAatagagtgaatgaaaacacgTGTGaatgaattcagacactgatgaacatCCCAtagaatatttaatatattatagaCTGATTAAATAGTctataatattattacaataatcagAGGAGCACCTGCACCTTTttcacataaaaaaagaaagaaagaatgaatgTGTTGGAATAATATGATTAGGGGACTttctcagtttgtgtaaatCTACTTAGGGTTCAGAGAATTTATTTTGCTCCATATTCATTTCACACAAATATGTGGCTttgtttcattaatacagtatatgcttttttctttatttaccctGAAAGAAGGGAAGTgaaatgtgacaacatgccccatagGTGGGGTACATTGTAACATGACCATATGacactttaaaaatgttatgaaaaatatacaaacaaactaaaatattttgtcaataaaagacaattattatttttttattaaaatactagcatttttttagaaatgCAAATTTAAATAACTTTGTAGTTTGACAATGAATACACAGCACTAGTCAAAACAATAAACAgatgaagaaacattcagacaTTTAGAAAAATACAGAGCTGAAGAAAACACTcccacacagactcacacacgtTTCTTGAAATATGTTCTAAATGTTCAGGTTCTTCCTCAGTTTTTATTGCCCTTCTTTCGCCACAATTGAGgcttttaattttgttttatataacaGGTGCTTGCTATAGACCTTGGTCAGGATAGACACCATATTGTATTGTATGTGCATGAAAACAAAGCTGTGAGGGACAGACCGACAGTCTTTACAAtgatgtgtgtgtataatggTCATAGATCGCATGTAAGTTTCAAAACTGTTTAATGGAGTTTTTGTCTACTGAAAGTTTTTTGGTTTTATGTATGATTTGTTTTGTCTGTTTCTGTATGCAGGTTTAAAGTCAGTGACTCATTATGGAGAGTGAAGGGAGCAGTGAGGGATTTTCTTCTTCAGAACCCAATCGTGCGTCTCTGAAGAGTGATCAATCCATAACTCCTCATAATTTCAGTGATGAACCATAGACCTTTGACCCCAGGTGAGGATAAACATGTGTGATTTAACAATGtgagacaaaaacacattgagTGCACACAGAGAGATGAGatgatttttttgtattttttcatatctgcaaacaaaagaaaatgaacACTGATTGCTTTTACAgcttaacactagaagtcccagagatttgtaaccctcctttagccaagtggatgctaactggctagtcttttggctatcattagcatcaattcatgtgtaaatatggtcattaccttagcaatctgcaggggggttgggggtgtgtgtgtgaatggttgctggtggcttgtttgtatgtgtgggggagggagggctgctaaaagcagagaacttgattgaccatgggccggtttcagaaaggaggcactgcaaaaaatgctgttcttacttagaatttttgtcttgtttttagtcaaaatattcttaaatcaagaagcattttcttgacaagtacaaattattttcttgttctcaggaaaaataaatcaaaattgagtactttttccttaaaacaagcaaaataatctgccaatggggtaagcaaaataatctgagtccaaactgaaaacaagattatttagcttattcttggtttgaaataagattattttgcttaccccattggcagattattttgcttgttttaaggaaagacttacttaattttgacttatttttcctgaaaacaagaaaattatttttacttgtcaagaaaatgcgtcttgatttaagaactttaagatattttgactagaaacaagacaaaaaatctaagtaagaacagcattttttgcagtgggttaagtgaaaactctgagtatgttaaccctgaaatgagggagtgcaagtgatgtttaaaaagttaactcactcattcacactgcaaaaatgcttttcatactaagtatttttttatcctatttcaagtaaattaaaaaaaaaaaatcttaaatcaagatggattttctatatgagaaaattatatatgatatttagtcttgtttcctggggggatctaaattaagtgcattttacttaagtaaaatgatcaatatctgccagtgtggtaataaaaataatcttaatccaaacggaaagtgttggagtgtctacccaggtgaaaaaaaaagtgcagtaaaatacactttattttagtacacttttacacttccataatgtacagtgctctatttccgtgcacttattttgtacttaatatacttaaagctcttctttagtacttcttaagatagtCTTAAGAaaatctaagtgtactcaactgtgctattttgagacaccatgaatttgaactaaaatgtgcttttaacatactatctctgtatagaaaaatttatttagttaccacttgtagtacacttgaagccatctttcaaacacttttaaaaatggacttatgatgtatttcaaatataagattaatatataatgaatatatacaaaatgtatttataatatattgccaggcagtgccaggattgtgagtgattgctggaatgtactcactcactttttaatattatttgtaaatatgtgtacaaatggttggtttctttattttattttgtatattttttatcaatagatctcagcaacaaaggaaaaaaaaaacaacatgtgtgttgatttctccctaagatggcaaagtgaaacacaaatttccttgaagtggctcagcatggccccacattgtttacataacaaaagcaactgttcacagctgattaaggatattagcctaaagacttccagcccatcggctgtcctgcgggttttataggtagaaaagccaaatggctgctctctgggacttctagtgttaagtaaattcagtattgattcattcggttgtaaaaatcaataattagttaatgtatttatttatcagcactggagtaaacggtgatgtcatcatccagatCAGTTCAATTCTCATACAATGGAGTCAATGCAGTCAGATCAAAACActgaatatcaagtgtccccgactaagcaagccaaaggcgacagagGCAAGAAGCCAACtgcatgattatgattcaggtCATAACCCATGTAGAAGGCGATGTTCTCGTGACCCTGCGCAATGTTCCCTAAAGGTTCTCTAAAGGCGACAAACATTcagaacctttacagaacattcaggacgttctaaaacatcttttggtactgaaagtgctgcagttcaaggttcctttatatttatatgtaaatatacatttacatatatatatcttccaaggggttttttccctcctaggacttttttcccagtgctagcacgctgggtttttctcctagggggttttttccacccctggaagtcagccgacattggcttaatgtagcaccatcttgtatatgttacatattaccacgcttgtttgtacagttttaaccacttccctttttttctgtgcttctaatatgtaaagctgctttgaaacaattaccaattgtaaaagcgctatataaataaatttgacttgact
This genomic interval carries:
- the LOC137031997 gene encoding uncharacterized protein; translation: MKQLYKVPFERNSQRNKEFRRAYVDGVLEMDAHAIPHEFIFIDEAGFNLAKTRRRGRNLIGHRAIIDVPGQRGGNITMCTAISNMHGVLHRHAKLGPYNTAHILTFLDRLHNILIPPERMNDADHQRNRYVVVWDNVSFHRAAPVQNWFADHPTFLVQYLPPYSPFLNPIEEFFSAWRWKVYDRQPFVRMPLVQAMEEACDEIDVGAIQGWIRHSRRFFPRCLAREDIACDVDEALWPDPAVRQDAA